From one Pecten maximus chromosome 8, xPecMax1.1, whole genome shotgun sequence genomic stretch:
- the LOC117332090 gene encoding zinc finger MYM-type protein 1-like, with protein sequence MDCNESGLYALLADETTDKSTKEQVTICLRFIDPHNKYEIREEFLAFQEATDGISGEALADLLLSSLREHGVDVGKMCAQGYDGASNMSGRYRGVQARVREINPDTVYVHCKEHCLNLAIVHSCKEQCVRTIMGTVQDITFALDYSSKRLLAFCEELSGDENVQEQMDQRTKLRTLCETRWTSRADALLTFLRAFPVVVRALEHLQENGDVKAGQHLHVILKWDFIIDLVVCEHILQSTVFLSTFLQNVSCDLMEAARESEVVINTLTNERNDPEVWNALFEKASDVAGQFDVIPSKPRTAGLQGHRNNIPCRISHRILEEVMHSIHMTLELTDRLLGGTVHDRFLAQYLVASSIHRITLDIKGRLFDAFAQYLTPHDQHVFNAEKRRWETKWNGADVSIIKPTMLQDTLKECNWDLYPCISTMIRVLLTMPVSTSTAERSFSSLRRIETYLHSTMGQGRLSDLPLLHIHRDQQIDINSAIEQFATDKKKRASFWILSVFSDIQCMYYTDNYGLLGFT encoded by the coding sequence ATGGATTGCAACGAAAGTGGCCTCTATGCATTACTAGCTGACGAAACAACGGACAAGTCAACAAAGGAGCAAGTGACAATATGTCTTCGATTCATTGACCCCCATAATAAGTATGAGATTCGGGAGGAGTTTTTAGCTTTTCAAGAAGCTACGGATGGGATATCTGGTGAAGCGCTAGCAGATCTGCTTCTTTCTTCCCTCCGAGAACACGGAGTTGATGTTGGTAAGATGTGTGCCCAAGGGTATGATGGCGCGAGCAACATGTCGGGAAGGTATCGCGGTGTTCAAGCCAGAGTTCGCGAGATTAACCCCGACACCGTGTATGTCCATTGCAAAGAGCATTGCCTAAACCTTGCAATAGTTCATAGCTGCAAGGAACAATGCGTTCGTACAATTATGGGTACAGTACAAGATATAACTTTTGCGTTAGACTATTCTTCCAAGAGGTTACTTGCTTTCTGTGAAGAGTTGAGTGGCGATGAAAATGTCCAAGAACAAATGGATCAACGGACCAAACTGCGAACCTTGTGTGAAACTCGCTGGACAAGTAGAGCTGACGCATTGCTTACCTTTCTAAGGGCCTTTCCCGTTGTCGTCCGCGCCTTAGAGCATCTACAGGAAAACGGTGATGTCAAGGCAGGGCAGCATTTACATGTCATTCTTAAATGGGACTTCATTATTGATCTTGTGGTATGCGAGCATATCCTACAGTCAACAGTGTTCTTGTCAACATTCCTACAGAACGTTTCCTGTGACTTGATGGAAGCTGCCAGAGAAAGTGAAGTAGTGATTAACACTCTAACAAACGAGAGGAATGACCCAGAAGTATGGAATGCTCTGTTTGAGAAGGCATCTGATGTGGCCGGACAGTTCGATGTTATTCCTTCAAAGCCGAGAACGGCTGGTTTACAGGGGCACAGAAACAACATACCCTGCCGAATCTCCCACCGAATACTGGAGGAGGTCATGCATTCCATTCATATGACGCTGGAACTTACAGACAGACTCCTCGGTGGAACCGTGCATGATCGATTCCTTGCTCAGTACCTTGTTGCAAGCTCAATACATCGTATCACACTGGACATCAAAGGAAGACTGTTCGATGCGTTCGCACAGTATCTAACACCACATGACCAACATGTATTCAACGCAGAAAAGCGTAGATGGGAAACTAAATGGAACGGAGCCGATGTAAGCATCATAAAGCCTACAATGCTACAGGATACCCTTAAAGAATGCAATTGGGATCTGTATCCGTGCATCTCTACCATGATCAGGGTTCTTCTTACTATGCCAGTTTCCACTTCTACCGCTGAACGTTCATTCAGCTCCCTTCGGAGGATCGAAACATACTTACATAGCACTATGGGTCAAGGAAGACTCTCTGATTTACCACTGTTGCATATCCACAGAGACCAGCAGATCGATATCAACAGCGCGATAGAGCAGTTCGCTaccgataaaaaaaaaagggccaGTTTTTGGATATTGAGTGTAttcagtgatatacaatgtatgtattatacagACAATTACGGCCTTTTAGGTTTTACCTGA
- the LOC117333736 gene encoding beta-mannosyltransferase 2-like, with protein sequence MESSSEYDSDSLMEIQKMEDEDKRVRHLLKTKAGDINAARESAVKRRNERTKQRIAEQANRREREFQNRRKQTGEENRIASLLRSKREEIKQSREDAIKKRENNIRKRMEEQAARRAKILEDRRQLEALQVEVQELNEAAAWGKVNVSV encoded by the exons atggAAAGCAGCAGCGAGTACGATTCGGATTCCTTGATGGAAATTCAAAAGATGGAGGATGAGGACAAAAGAGTCCGACATCTTCTTAAAACCAAGGCGGGAGACATCAATGCAGCACGAGAGTCTGCCGTGAAAAGAAGAAATGAGAGGACGAAGCAGAGAATTGCGGAACAAGCCAACAGGAGAGAAAGAGAGTTTCAG AACCGACGCAAACAGACAGGGGAGGAGAATCGCATAGCGAGTCTGTTAAGGTCAAAGAGAGAGGAAATCAAGCAGTCCAGGGAAGATGCCattaaaaaaagagaaaataacatTAGAAAAAGAATGGAAGAGCAAGCCGCAAGGAGGGCGAAAATATTGGAG GATCGTAGACAACTTGAGGCGCTACAAGTTGAGGTGCAGGAGCTAAACGAGGCGGCGGCATGGGGTAAGGTTAACGTGAGTGTTTAA